A stretch of DNA from Sugiyamaella lignohabitans strain CBS 10342 chromosome B, complete sequence:
GTTACTAGCTCCAAAATCATGGGACGAGTATTTTGAAGAGAATTTAACTTTGAGTAAAGACGACAAATGTGTGTTTAATGTATACTATATTCGTCCGAAATCTAGAGAAGCTCCTATATTCATATTTCATCATGGAACCGGTTCTAGTGGACTAAGTTTTGCAGTTGCTGGGTCAAAAATTGTGGCTCATATGCAAAAAAATGCTGATTCAGCTACTATATGTAGCAGAGCTGATGACAGATTGGTTGGAGGTGTGGTTAGCTTTGACATGAGAGGTCATGGAAGAACAGTTGTTGACAATCCTAATCACGATTATAGTCTTGAAACTCTTACTGAGGATTTTATTACTATGGTGGAGTTGATATCTAAAGAAAAGCAATGGGGCACTGATAATCATGGTAATACCTCAGATTCCTTCAACCCGCCGCTAATACTGGTAGGGCATAGTCTGGGAGGTGCCATAGTGACCAATGCttctttgaaaaagaggCTTAAAAATGTGATTGGAGTTGTAGTTTTGGACGCTGTAGAAGGTCCAGCTATTGAAGCTCTTAGTAGCATGGACAGGGTACTGTCAACATGGCCCTGTGATTTCGAGAGCATCCCTAAAGCAATTGAGTGGCATATACAAAGCCGTGCTCTACGCAATAAAG
This window harbors:
- the PPE1 gene encoding carboxylesterase-mitochondrial 37S ribosomal protein YmS2 (Protein with carboxyl methyl esterase activity; may have a role in demethylation of the phosphoprotein phosphatase catalytic subunit; also identified as a small subunit mitochondrial ribosomal protein; GO_component: GO:0005763 - mitochondrial small ribosomal subunit [Evidence IDA] [PMID 9151978]; GO_function: GO:0052689 - carboxylic ester hydrolase activity [Evidence IEA]; GO_function: GO:0052689 - carboxylic ester hydrolase activity [Evidence IMP] [PMID 11060018]; GO_function: GO:0016787 - hydrolase activity [Evidence IEA]; GO_function: GO:0003735 - structural constituent of ribosome [Evidence IDA] [PMID 9151978]; GO_process: GO:0006464 - cellular protein modification process [Evidence IGI] [PMID 11060018]; GO_process: GO:0032543 - mitochondrial translation [Evidence IC] [PMID 9151978]; GO_process: GO:0006482 - protein demethylation [Evidence IEA]), which codes for MSNFEKDIFRKKILEYESKSGAAWASIHQEENDHGTVNPKNATDRTIADMSTDEEQDSLGSLGVHLVRSGGTSRKKLLAPKSWDEYFEENLTLSKDDKCVFNVYYIRPKSREAPIFIFHHGTGSSGLSFAVAGSKIVAHMQKNADSATICSRADDRLVGGVVSFDMRGHGRTVVDNPNHDYSLETLTEDFITMVELISKEKQWGTDNHGNTSDSFNPPLILVGHSLGGAIVTNASLKKRLKNVIGVVVLDAVEGPAIEALSSMDRVLSTWPCDFESIPKAIEWHIQSRALRNKESAAVSVPGIIKEIPDTSQYTWVLNPRTTKPYWENWFTGLSGNFLAAPAARLLILAGTDRLDKPLMIGQMQGKYQLVVFAESGHFIQEDEPDKTALTLVDFWTRNGRPTNIVPTFGKFRSE